The following proteins are encoded in a genomic region of Montipora foliosa isolate CH-2021 chromosome 10, ASM3666993v2, whole genome shotgun sequence:
- the LOC137972536 gene encoding uncharacterized protein — MILNLKELNRFIVYHHFKMDNIESCIHLMKPMCFMASIDLSDAYFSVPVDPSHQKYLKFLWKGRLYQFTCLAQGLSCAPRVFTKLLKPVYSHLRLKGHVSSGYLDDSFLEGDSYDACLSNVQDTLTLLRDLGFCPNLDKSVVQPTHVLEHLGFILNSLDMSVSITDCNFRKFLDTADKILQGTIIPIRLVARLVGIMVSFFPGVEYARLFYRQLEIEKSIALKNSGWNFESDMTLSETAKGDIVWWIHHAQTSKRKINHGKVTRELRTDASTHGWGAFSEGVSTGGRWSPQEAQLHINALELLAVFFGLKALCSSEHHCHMKVLSDNTTTVAYLRNMGGSHSIPCNNITREIWQWCKDREIWITPAHIPGVENTEADLASRVFNDQTEWKLDPQSHSTSSAKIGRGPSRDGSGGPSLANSVLVPQTNKAPCTEPSATSQSAQHRTSAFQPREGTPIGGTTTANGMSLVRESLRDQGVSERAQEIILQSWREGTQKQYRIYLQKWTTFCSRRGVNTIQPSISEVLDFLTELFDGGLGYSGLNTARCALSSVILLDGNKTVGSHPLVNRFLKAVFNARPCVPRYQSIWDTSLVLSYLKTFAPLESLNLKDLTFKLVMLIALVTGQRCQSIYLMDLASMQKNADHYKFVIGDLVKQSAPGRKQPELILPAFKEDNRVCVYSVLTEYIERTRPHRGGATRLFLSFVKPFQAVSRDTISRWIKAVMIQSGIDVTVFKPHSTRAASTSKANSCQVPLDIILQAASWKGDCTFRKFYNKPIEGNVSKFGQAILGFSPGE; from the exons ATGATTTTAAATCTGAAAGAGTTAAACCGTTTCATTGTTTACCACCATTTTAAGATGGACAATATCGAAAGTTGTATACACTTGATGAAACCCATGTGTTTCATGGCATCCATTGATCTTTCAGATGCCTATTTCTCAGTACCAGTTGACCCTTCACATCAAAAATATCTtaaatttttatggaaagggaGACTATATCAGTTCACTTGCCTTGCTCAAGGACTCTCGTGTGCCCCTAGGGTATTTACCAAACTTCTTAAACCTGTGTACTCACATTTACGACTCAAGGGACATGTTTCTAGTGGTTATTTAGACGACTCTTTCTTAGAAGGCGATTCCTATGATGCATGTTTATCTAATGTTCAGGACACCCTCACCCTTCTAAGAGATTTGGGTTTCTGCCCCAACTTGGATAAATCAGTCGTCCAACCTACCCATGTTCTTGAGCATTTGGGatttattttaaattccttGGACATGTCTGTTAGTATCACTGATTGTAACTTCAGAAAGTTCCTGGATACAGCTGACAAGATTTTACAAGGCACGATAATTCCTATCAGACTTGTAGCCAGATTAGTGGGTATTATGGTATCCTTTTTCCCTGGTGTTGAGTATGCCAGACTTTTTTACAGACAACTTGAGATTGAAAAATCCATTGCTCTGAAAAATTCTGGCTGGAATTTTGAAAGTGATATGACATTATCTGAGACAGCTAAGGGTGACATTGTCTGGTGGATTCACCATGCCCAAACATCTAAACGCAAGATTAATCATGGGAAAGTTACGCGGGAACTTAGAACCGATGCCTCTACCCATGGGTGGGGTGCTTTCTCAGAGGGTGTCTCTACTGGTGGCAGATGGTCACCTCAAGAAGCTCAGCTGCACATTAATGCCCTGGAACTTCTAGCTGTGTTTTTTGGTCTTAAGGCTTTATGTTCTTCAGAACATCACTGCCATATGAAAGTGTTATCTGATAATACTACTACAGTAGCATATCTGAGGAATATGGGGGGATCTCACTCCATCCCTTGTAACAACATTACCAGGGAAATATGGCAGTGGTGTAAGGACAGAGAGATCTGGATTACACCAGCGCATATCCCTGGTGTTGAGAATACTGAAGCTGATCTTGCTTCTCGAGTGTTTAATGACCAGACAGAGTGGAAACTTGATCCACAA TCTCATTCCACAAGTTCTGCAAAAATTGGAAGAGGACCAAGCAGAGATGGTTCTGGTGGCCCCTCATTGGCCAACTCAGTTCTGGTTCCCCAAACTAACAAGGCTCCTTGTACAGAACCCAGTGCTACTTCCCAATCAGCTCAACATCGTACATCTGCCTTTCAACCCAGGGAAGGCACACCCATTGGGGGAACGACTACTGCTAATGGCATGTCACTTGTCAGGGAAAGCCTCCGAGACCAAGGCGTATCTGAGAGAGCTCAAGAAATCATCCTTCAGTCCTGGAGGGAAGGGACCCAGAAACAGTACCGAATTTACTTACAGAAGTGGACTACATTCTGCAGTAGAAGGGGTGTTAATACCATTCAACCATCTATATCAGAGGTCCTAGATTTTCTAACAGAACTGTTCGATGGGGGCCTGGGTTACAGTGGACTGAATACAGCTCGCTGTGCGTTATCATCAGTCATTCTCTTAGATGGAAACAAGACTGTGGGTTCTCACCCATTAGTTAATCGCTTTCTTAAAGCAGTGTTTAATGCCAGGCCATGTGTACCTAGATATCAGTCTATATGGGATACATCACTTGTCTTATCATATCTCAAAACTTTTGCACCACTTGAATCTTTAAATCTTAAAGATCTCACTTTTAAGCTGGTTATGTTAATTGCATTAGTCACAGGCCAGAGATGCCAATCCATTTATCTTATGGATTTAGCTAGCATGCAAAAGAATGCAGATCACTATAAATTTGTTATTGGTGATCTTGTTAAGCAATCTGCACCAGGCAGAAAACAGCCTGAGCTCATTCTTCCAGCTTTTAAGGAAGACAACAGAGTTTGTGTTTACTCAGTTCTTACAGAGTATATTGAGCGCACTCGTCCTCATAGGGGTGGAGCAACTAGGTTGTTTCTTAGTTTTGTTAAACCTTTTCAAGCGGTGTCAAGGGACACCATTTCTCGTTGGATTAAGGCTGTTATGATTCAGTCTGGAATTGATGTTACAGTTTTCAAGCCTCACAGCACTAGAGCTGCTTCTACTAGCAAAGCAAATTCATGTCAGGTACCCTTGGATATTATTCTCCAAGCAGCCTCCTGGAAAGGAGATTGTACTTTCCGTAAGTTTTATAACAAACCCATTGAAGGTAATGTGTCTAAGTTTGGCCAGGCTATTCTTGGTTTTAGTCCAGGAGAGTAG
- the LOC137972537 gene encoding uncharacterized protein, with amino-acid sequence MPTSGSGVLDGILSATSGSNVTKSNSQNLTKDSSSSPPESSRGSKDSGTRKQPASKTAADCGANSSLKVTSRPSDEETTLHNKIDLLMGLVQDMAPVVKTLQEAHDASLLHDVDEDASAESASDSGEHEVDEPPSKRPKSDLGIQSSSPKTGESTNASNSKVDSLVTEVTEDEVTGPAISEKIASVLNNILASGLNEQAIKRRKENIHRPSNSKLLTQTRVNPEIWDIAKKQTRSMDSRLQALQDTLVKGLIPLADLTGKVGESLDSDTVMPTKEALWEGLSNSLLLVAAANHSLNICRRDMFKTELDDNYKALCNNKHPIGSELFGDDFTERLKTVTESNKAAKQLTRSNKSVSQKYKGSSKPFLAQVGRNQRPFNQYNSNTRGYQRNSRHNYRKEPSKTESKTTKQTVKQS; translated from the coding sequence ATGCCTACGTCGGGCTCCGGCGTTCTCGATGGCATACTCAGTGCGACCTCTGGGTCAAACGTAACCAAGTCAAATTCGCAGAATTTGACGAAAGATTCATCCTCTTCTCCGCCGGAGAGTTCTCGTGGAAGCAAAGACTCGGGGACAAGGAAACAGCCCGCGTCCAAGACCGCCGCTGATTGTGGCGCGAATTCGAGCTTGAAAGTTACTTCTAGGCCTTCGGATGAAGAAACCACGCTCCACAACAAGATTGACCTCTTGATGGGGCTCGTGCAAGATATGGCACCTGTGGTAAAAACACTACAAGAAGCTCACGATGCTTCACTTCTTCACGACGTGGACGAGGATGCCTCGGCCGAAAGCGCCAGTGATAGTGGCGAACACGAGGTCGATGAACCTCCGAGTAAACGACCCAAATCTGACTTGGGTATACAGTCCAGTTCTCCTAAGACAGGGGAATCAACAAACGCCTCTAACAGCAAGGTGGATTCTCTTGTCACAGAAGTGACAGAGGACGAAGTGACGGGGCCAGCGATctctgaaaaaatcgcaagcgTGCTCAACAACATACTCGCTAGTGGTCTAAATGAACAAGCCATAAAGAGGCGGAAAGAGAACATTCACAGACCTTCAAACAGCAAATTGCTTACACAAACTCGTGTCAACCCAGAGATTTGGGACATTGCTAAGAAGCAGACACGTAGCATGGATTCCAGGCTACAAGCCTTACAGGACACCCTGGTAAAGGGATTAATTCCACTGGCTGATTTGACAGGGAAAGTAGGCGAATCCTTGGATTCAGACACTGTTATGCCTACCAAAGAAGCCTTATGGGAAGGCTTATCAAATTCTCTCCTACTTGTGGCTGCAGCAAATCACAGCTTAAACATTTGTCGCCGTGATATGTTCAAAACAGAGTTGGATGACAACTATAAGGCCTTGTGTAACAACAAGCACCCTATTGGGAGTGAACTTTTTGGAGATGACTTCACAGAACGGCTCAAAACTGTCACAGAGAGTAACAAAGCAGCTAAACAACTCACAAGGTCCAATAAATCAGTTTCTCAGAAGTATAAAGGCTCATCAAAACCTTTTTTAGCCCAAGTGGGGCGCAACCAGCGCCCCTTCAATCAATACAATTCCAATACACGAGGCTACCAGAGAAACAGCCGTCACAACTACAGGAAGGAACCTTCCAAAACAGAATCCAAGACTACCAAACAGACTGTGAAACAGTCGTAA
- the LOC137973876 gene encoding uncharacterized protein, with product MSSKKAAMVSIYAGLLMLLGGVSAQSTTSMMSVSSSMSNSMTDSMSNSLSSPTSTSMRQSMSTPMSNSMSRSASSSMSNSVSPSMPVPMSNSVSQSSSSSMSNSVSQSTSSLMSNSVSTSASSSTSNSVSTLVSAPMSNSSTTSSPTSSSTSETEVVSTTPPSISPSQTSVSPSSTVRDNGSGQGQEGEKDEKVEAKRERIVGLLAASIGVVSVGVFCIIGAVVYVVKSL from the exons ATGTCGTCTAAAAAGGCAGCCATGGTTTCGATCTATGCTGGTCTCTTGATGTTGCTTGGAGGGGTTTCGGCACAGTCTA CGACGTCGATGATGTCTGTATCATCTTCGATGTCAAATTCTATGACAGATTCTATGTCAAACTCTTTGTCATCACCAACGTCCACTTCGATGAGACAATCAATGTCAACACCGATGTCGAATTCGATGTCACGATCTGCGTCTTCATCAATGTCAAATTCAGTTTCACCATCAATGCCAGTACCGATGTCAAATTCAGTTTCACAATCTTCGTCATCATCGATGTCAAATTCAGTTTCACAATCTACGTCATCATTGATGTCAAATTCAGTTTCAACGTCAGCGTCATCATCGACGTCAAATTCAGTTTCAACGTTAGTGTCAGCACCGATGTCAAATTCGTCAACGACATCGTCGCCGACGTCCAGCTCGACATCCGAGACAGAAGTCGTATCAACAACACCGCCATCCATCTCACCATCACAGACATCCGTGTCACCTTCTTCCACCGTGCGAGACAATGGCAGCGGACAGGGACAAGAAGGAGAAAAAGACGAAAAAGTTG AAGCAAAACGAGAGAGGATCGTAGGTTTGTTAGCCGCCTCTATAGGTGTGGTGAGCGTTGGTGTCTTCTGTATCATTGGAGCGGTCGTTTATGTTGTTAAAAG tctTTAG